A region from the Terriglobia bacterium genome encodes:
- the glmU gene encoding bifunctional UDP-N-acetylglucosamine diphosphorylase/glucosamine-1-phosphate N-acetyltransferase GlmU produces the protein MKDLCVLIMAAGKGTRMVSNRAKVLHTLCGTPMLRLIYRAAAGVDPEEILVVIGQDAERVQAGLEGLPARFILQPEQLGTGHAIMMARPEIGKKRGDILILSGDTPRLKPETLRRLIEHHRSSGAATTLLTAANEDPLSYGRILHTSDGRIEAIVEEKDATPEQRKITEINAGFYCFQIPPLLEALEKISNRNAQKEYYLTDVVAIQQRSGLRVEALLHSDFEELRGINTRRELAELAKAMQAQKNQNLMAAGVTLIDPDNTYINLDVVIEKDVTVHPMVTLEGATRIGEGSIIHSGTRITNSVIGQEVEILESCLITDSEVGKGTTVGPCAHLRQHSVIGEKCRVGNFVEIKKSSLGNGTKAAHLAYLGDATIGRNVNIGAGVITCNYDGVRKHATIIEDEVFVGTDSQLIAPVRIGRGAYIAAGSSITEDVPPGALGIARSRQTIKEDWARRRKESKQSE, from the coding sequence ATGAAAGATCTGTGCGTTCTCATCATGGCCGCAGGCAAGGGAACCCGCATGGTCAGCAACCGCGCCAAAGTCCTGCATACGCTTTGTGGCACCCCGATGTTGCGCCTGATTTACCGCGCAGCGGCCGGCGTTGATCCCGAGGAGATTCTCGTGGTGATCGGCCAGGATGCCGAGCGGGTGCAGGCAGGCCTCGAAGGTCTGCCGGCGCGTTTCATCCTCCAGCCGGAACAGCTCGGCACCGGGCATGCGATCATGATGGCGCGCCCGGAAATCGGGAAAAAACGGGGGGATATCCTGATACTCTCCGGCGACACGCCCCGCCTGAAACCGGAAACGCTCCGTAGGCTTATCGAGCATCACCGGAGCAGCGGCGCAGCCACCACCCTGCTGACTGCTGCAAACGAGGATCCTCTTTCTTATGGCCGCATCCTGCACACCTCTGACGGACGAATCGAAGCCATCGTGGAAGAAAAGGACGCCACACCAGAGCAGAGAAAGATCACCGAGATCAATGCCGGCTTTTATTGTTTTCAGATCCCGCCCCTGCTCGAAGCGCTCGAGAAGATTTCCAATCGCAACGCCCAGAAGGAGTACTACCTCACGGATGTCGTCGCGATTCAGCAGCGCAGCGGGTTGCGGGTCGAGGCGCTCTTGCACTCCGACTTCGAGGAGTTGCGCGGGATCAACACGCGCAGGGAGCTGGCCGAGCTCGCGAAGGCGATGCAGGCGCAAAAAAATCAGAACCTGATGGCCGCAGGCGTTACTCTGATCGATCCGGACAATACCTACATCAATCTGGATGTGGTGATCGAAAAAGATGTCACGGTCCATCCGATGGTGACCCTGGAGGGGGCGACCCGCATCGGCGAGGGCAGCATCATCCATTCGGGCACGCGCATCACCAATTCCGTAATAGGGCAGGAGGTTGAAATCCTGGAGTCCTGCCTCATCACCGATTCCGAGGTCGGCAAGGGAACCACGGTGGGACCATGCGCCCATCTGAGGCAACACAGTGTTATCGGCGAAAAATGCCGGGTCGGCAATTTCGTTGAGATCAAGAAGAGCAGTCTGGGCAACGGCACCAAGGCGGCCCACCTGGCATATCTGGGAGATGCCACGATCGGTCGCAATGTCAACATAGGCGCCGGGGTCATCACCTGCAATTATGACGGCGTCCGCAAACATGCTACCATTATCGAAGACGAGGTCTTCGTCGGCACCGATTCGCAGCTGATCGCGCCCGTGCGGATCGGACGTGGGGCGTATATCGCAGCAGGAAGCTCCATCACCGAGGACGTCCCCCCGGGAGCCCTGGGAATTGCGCGGTCGAGGCAAACTATCAAAGAAGATTGGGCGCGGCGCCGGAAGGAATCCAAGCAGTCTGAATGA